A stretch of the Balneolales bacterium ANBcel1 genome encodes the following:
- a CDS encoding DUF349 domain-containing protein — translation MEREHVTVTDDGRIRQKDGANFSGRELARVEPDAADEAVTYFENRFTELEKYVNTELLRLKQVTINDDLKASLAQLREEILSAKAIGDFEALLGKVEGLASQPDQEKSEPEETSEKPAELTENADAPVENDSKASEVTSEPEESTAEVSESAEAPAASADGKPESAEEPAESSGTEPQEKRREDLPESLAPLAALASHARDLARQNDWMHGQAGFEQIQEKWQDIVAADESLASEPGYADLLKERDDARKQFTERKEAWHQKKKERKKANLEKRERLLEQLQEVINKKKWQAIKQVNSISSRWEEIKDLPGGDEASAQEKRFADLLQQFNENKVAFLVKKAEKEEANLAGKLAVLDKMKQLVAALGPDTENWDQRDAEMELLSKQWKKIGHVPMEQSEGVWEQFKSVRDEFFNRKYEHNEKFRKQTKKNIQKKIRMCEKAEALAEEKDLALAVREMNNLHKNWKNTGAVPKEKNDELWERFNEATRKFNKIKSENQDVIRRQEQENLAQKVALCEKAEELKESTNWNETSAELENLMKQWKETGPVSRRKSNKLWSRFKKAMDAFYDNRRKHYRVVREDQKANYEKKRGIVSEIEKLAGQENVEEALEQVKELQEQFKKIGFVPIKKKSRLDSDYKAACDTFYDKLRATTRGRSESTGKEPVSGRAGKGARDEYFKLKKECDKMHEEIMRYKDTMTFINPGGKGNALIDDIQKKIDKEQNKLNAKLEKLEDLRQKMEE, via the coding sequence ATGGAAAGAGAACATGTGACGGTGACAGACGACGGACGCATCCGACAGAAGGATGGTGCAAATTTTTCGGGCAGGGAACTCGCTCGTGTTGAACCGGATGCTGCTGATGAGGCTGTTACTTACTTTGAAAATCGTTTTACGGAACTTGAGAAGTATGTGAATACCGAATTGCTTCGGTTGAAGCAGGTGACGATAAATGACGATTTAAAGGCCAGTCTGGCACAGCTGCGCGAAGAGATCCTGTCGGCGAAGGCCATTGGAGATTTTGAGGCATTGCTTGGGAAAGTTGAGGGGCTTGCATCGCAGCCGGATCAGGAGAAGTCCGAGCCGGAAGAGACATCCGAAAAACCTGCAGAATTGACGGAAAACGCTGACGCGCCGGTAGAGAATGACTCGAAGGCATCTGAAGTTACTTCAGAGCCGGAGGAGAGTACTGCTGAGGTTTCGGAAAGTGCGGAGGCCCCGGCTGCGAGTGCTGACGGAAAACCCGAAAGCGCGGAAGAACCGGCGGAAAGCTCCGGGACGGAGCCGCAAGAGAAGAGACGTGAAGACTTGCCTGAGAGCCTTGCCCCGTTGGCTGCTCTTGCCTCTCATGCCCGTGACCTGGCAAGACAGAACGACTGGATGCACGGACAGGCCGGCTTCGAACAGATTCAGGAAAAATGGCAGGATATTGTGGCGGCGGATGAATCACTGGCTTCCGAACCGGGATATGCCGATTTGCTGAAAGAGCGGGATGATGCCAGAAAGCAGTTCACCGAAAGAAAGGAAGCCTGGCATCAGAAAAAGAAGGAACGGAAAAAGGCCAACCTGGAAAAGCGGGAAAGGCTTCTGGAACAGTTGCAGGAGGTTATCAACAAAAAGAAATGGCAGGCCATCAAGCAGGTCAATTCCATAAGCAGCCGATGGGAGGAGATCAAAGACCTTCCCGGCGGGGACGAGGCCTCAGCCCAGGAGAAGAGGTTTGCCGATCTGCTGCAACAGTTTAATGAGAACAAAGTCGCTTTCCTCGTCAAAAAAGCCGAAAAGGAGGAGGCGAATCTTGCAGGCAAGCTGGCCGTACTGGACAAAATGAAGCAGCTTGTGGCGGCGCTCGGACCGGATACCGAGAACTGGGACCAGAGAGATGCCGAAATGGAACTGCTCTCGAAACAGTGGAAAAAAATCGGGCATGTTCCCATGGAGCAATCCGAAGGGGTCTGGGAGCAGTTCAAATCCGTTCGTGACGAGTTTTTCAACAGGAAATACGAGCACAACGAAAAGTTCCGGAAACAGACCAAAAAGAACATCCAGAAAAAAATCCGGATGTGCGAGAAAGCGGAGGCACTGGCGGAGGAAAAAGACCTCGCCCTGGCTGTGCGGGAAATGAACAACCTCCATAAGAACTGGAAAAATACGGGAGCCGTACCCAAGGAAAAAAACGATGAGCTCTGGGAGCGGTTTAACGAGGCTACCCGGAAGTTCAACAAGATCAAAAGTGAGAATCAGGATGTAATCCGCCGTCAGGAGCAGGAAAACCTTGCACAAAAGGTAGCCTTGTGCGAAAAAGCGGAAGAGCTGAAAGAGAGCACCAATTGGAATGAGACCTCAGCCGAGCTTGAGAACCTGATGAAGCAATGGAAGGAGACCGGTCCGGTATCGCGCCGGAAATCCAACAAGCTCTGGAGCCGGTTCAAGAAGGCGATGGATGCGTTTTATGACAACAGACGCAAGCACTACCGGGTCGTCCGTGAAGATCAGAAGGCCAATTACGAGAAGAAGCGGGGAATTGTCTCTGAAATCGAAAAGCTGGCCGGGCAGGAGAATGTCGAAGAGGCCCTGGAACAGGTGAAGGAACTGCAGGAACAGTTTAAAAAAATCGGCTTTGTGCCGATAAAGAAGAAATCCAGACTCGATTCGGATTACAAGGCCGCATGTGACACGTTTTACGACAAACTCCGTGCCACCACCCGGGGCCGTTCGGAATCAACCGGCAAAGAGCCGGTTTCAGGCCGGGCCGGCAAAGGCGCGCGTGACGAGTACTTTAAGCTGAAGAAAGAGTGTGATAAAATGCATGAGGAAATCATGCGATACAAGGATACCATGACCTTTATCAACCCCGGTGGAAAAGGAAATGCACTGATTGACGACATCCAGAAAAAAATTGACAAAGAA
- a CDS encoding SDR family oxidoreductase, with product MDYFKSKKVLVTGASSGIGVAFARYLSIWGAELIITSRRKDRLEQLAAELREEHDAEVTVIAADLSDPDGARLLSDQLDKKGISVDILINNAGFGYNGRFEDAPLETYEQMMQVNMNSLVTLTRTLLPGMLERNHGGVLNVASMAGFLPIPYFGVYSATKQFVINLSWSLWHELKHTGVRVSVLCPGPVNTEFMDVAGVDKAKSAFRGLQQADEVALRGLKGLAADQGMTLSRPLLRIPLLLSKWIPIKIGLMIGELAMKK from the coding sequence ATGGATTATTTTAAAAGCAAAAAGGTTCTTGTAACCGGTGCCTCCTCGGGTATCGGTGTTGCTTTCGCCCGGTATCTGTCCATCTGGGGTGCCGAACTGATCATCACTTCCCGCCGCAAGGATCGCCTGGAGCAGCTCGCGGCCGAGTTGCGTGAGGAGCATGACGCAGAGGTAACCGTGATTGCGGCTGATCTCTCCGACCCCGACGGTGCCCGGTTACTAAGTGACCAGCTCGACAAAAAGGGGATCTCCGTTGACATCCTCATCAATAATGCCGGTTTCGGGTATAACGGCCGATTTGAGGATGCTCCGCTGGAAACCTATGAGCAAATGATGCAGGTGAATATGAACTCGCTGGTGACACTGACCCGCACCCTGCTTCCCGGCATGCTGGAGCGCAACCACGGCGGTGTACTGAATGTCGCATCCATGGCCGGTTTTCTGCCGATCCCCTATTTTGGTGTCTATTCTGCGACAAAGCAGTTCGTAATCAATTTATCCTGGAGCCTGTGGCATGAGCTGAAGCACACCGGTGTGCGTGTAAGCGTACTCTGCCCCGGACCGGTGAACACCGAGTTTATGGATGTGGCCGGAGTTGACAAGGCGAAGTCAGCTTTCAGGGGACTGCAGCAGGCTGACGAGGTTGCCCTCAGAGGTCTGAAAGGCCTAGCCGCGGATCAGGGCATGACTCTCTCAAGACCCCTTCTACGAATTCCCTTGCTGCTCAGTAAATGGATTCCCATAAAAATCGGACTAATGATCGGTGAATTGGCCATGAAAAAGTAG
- a CDS encoding adenylate/guanylate cyclase domain-containing protein: MSTHHREFTILVVESNQLNLELLLTFFMQSEYRIAAATTGIKALKICEEITPDLILMDVQMPEMDGFQTAGKLLKNPKTQDIPIIFTSTLTDSNIILKCFESGGIDYISKPFKKAELLARIHTHLSLKILREQLQTDRDHLTAILHNMLPMGLIKSLRNGEFPKPVSVDTAATLFTDFKNFSSITQKLGSKRSVDHLNQIYYAFDEIVEAFGMERIKTIGDAYFAVGGINTHPSNIYLYPILAGLKFKEFVAYYTEHKTDADWQLRIGFAVGPVTSGVIGYQKIAYDVWGDTVNLANHLEHVGRPGYVVIPEFIYDKVRDFVTVSFMDTIHSNPWGELNIYFCSGVTDNLPEPLKDIMQEMDPEKLFKKSSSKKSLLKKIFEIPGSS; the protein is encoded by the coding sequence ATGAGCACGCATCACCGAGAATTTACCATCCTTGTAGTAGAAAGCAACCAACTGAACCTGGAGTTGCTGCTCACCTTCTTCATGCAGAGCGAGTATCGGATCGCGGCTGCAACAACGGGTATCAAAGCGTTGAAGATTTGCGAGGAAATCACACCCGACCTGATCTTGATGGATGTCCAGATGCCTGAAATGGACGGGTTTCAAACGGCGGGAAAACTGCTCAAGAATCCCAAAACCCAGGATATTCCCATCATCTTCACCTCTACGCTCACCGACAGCAATATCATTCTTAAATGCTTTGAAAGCGGAGGGATCGACTACATCAGTAAGCCGTTTAAGAAAGCGGAGCTGCTTGCCAGGATACATACGCACCTCTCTCTGAAAATTCTGCGGGAACAGCTGCAGACCGACCGCGATCACCTGACCGCGATTTTGCACAATATGCTTCCAATGGGGCTGATTAAAAGTCTGAGGAACGGCGAATTCCCAAAACCGGTATCGGTGGACACTGCCGCCACCCTGTTTACCGACTTCAAGAACTTCAGCAGTATTACACAAAAGCTGGGTTCGAAGAGAAGCGTTGATCACCTCAACCAGATCTATTACGCCTTCGACGAGATTGTGGAAGCATTCGGTATGGAGCGGATAAAAACCATTGGTGATGCGTACTTCGCCGTTGGCGGAATCAATACCCATCCTTCCAACATATACCTCTACCCGATTCTGGCCGGACTGAAGTTCAAGGAGTTTGTGGCCTACTACACTGAGCATAAAACCGATGCCGACTGGCAGCTTCGTATCGGCTTTGCCGTCGGACCCGTGACCTCCGGTGTGATCGGCTACCAGAAGATCGCCTATGATGTCTGGGGCGATACGGTGAACCTGGCAAACCATCTGGAACATGTGGGCCGGCCGGGCTATGTCGTTATACCGGAATTTATCTATGACAAGGTCCGGGATTTTGTGACCGTGTCGTTCATGGACACCATCCACTCCAACCCCTGGGGAGAGTTGAACATCTACTTCTGCTCCGGGGTCACCGACAATCTGCCGGAACCACTAAAAGATATCATGCAGGAAATGGATCCCGAGAAACTCTTCAAAAAATCCTCCAGCAAGAAGAGCCTGCTTAAAAAGATCTTCGAGATTCCGGGCTCATCCTGA
- a CDS encoding mechanosensitive ion channel, which yields MNYDLQAGEINEIIAEQVIPYGLNVLGAIAILIIGWLVAGWVGKRLGRVCETSPRVDDTLAPLIAKTAKMVILFATLIAVLAQFGFETTSLVALLGAAGLTIGLAMQGTLSNVASGVMLLSFRPFENGDFVNIGGSIGIVDEIGLFMTKMHTLDNIFVILPNSRIWGSEIMNYSRNETRRVDMVFSISYRDDIDKAMKVVKEVLDEEPRVLKTPEPLIAVGKLGDNSVDLLVRPWTKTSDFWMTMLDLTKLVKQRFDKEGITIPFPQRDVHLHNSSLAEKMS from the coding sequence ATGAACTACGATTTACAGGCAGGTGAAATCAACGAAATTATTGCCGAACAGGTAATTCCATATGGTTTGAATGTACTGGGAGCCATCGCCATTCTGATCATCGGATGGCTGGTTGCCGGATGGGTCGGCAAACGTCTGGGCAGAGTGTGTGAAACATCCCCAAGAGTGGATGACACCCTCGCCCCGCTCATCGCGAAAACGGCGAAGATGGTGATTCTGTTCGCCACGCTTATTGCAGTGCTGGCTCAATTCGGATTCGAGACGACCAGTCTGGTAGCGTTGCTGGGTGCGGCCGGCCTGACCATCGGCCTGGCCATGCAGGGGACCCTGAGCAATGTGGCATCGGGGGTGATGCTTCTCTCGTTCCGCCCCTTTGAAAACGGAGATTTCGTGAATATCGGGGGATCGATCGGTATTGTGGATGAAATTGGGCTGTTCATGACCAAAATGCACACTCTCGACAATATATTTGTCATCCTGCCCAACTCCCGAATCTGGGGCTCCGAGATCATGAACTACTCCAGGAATGAAACCAGGAGGGTGGACATGGTTTTCAGCATCAGCTACCGTGATGACATCGACAAGGCCATGAAGGTGGTCAAGGAAGTCCTTGATGAGGAGCCACGAGTACTGAAAACCCCGGAACCACTCATTGCTGTCGGCAAACTTGGAGACAACTCCGTGGACCTGCTGGTCAGGCCCTGGACAAAAACCTCCGATTTCTGGATGACCATGCTGGACCTGACCAAACTTGTCAAGCAGCGGTTTGACAAGGAGGGTATTACCATACCGTTTCCGCAGCGGGATGTCCATCTGCACAATTCATCATTGGCGGAAAAAATGTCATGA
- a CDS encoding DNA starvation/stationary phase protection protein has protein sequence MDSVIEKTDANIDIGIPDEKRERIAIALSHLLADTYMLYLKTHNYHWNVTGMNFQPLHEMFEEQYTELATAIDDIAEQIRTLGHFAPGSFKEYSKLTSITEEEGVPDERTMVKRLQEANETVIRTARKALPACEDGEDEASLDIVTERLRNHSKVAWMLRSHLQ, from the coding sequence ATGGACAGCGTAATTGAAAAAACAGATGCCAATATTGACATCGGAATTCCGGATGAAAAGCGTGAACGTATCGCAATAGCGTTAAGCCATCTGCTGGCGGATACCTATATGCTCTACCTGAAGACGCACAACTACCACTGGAATGTTACGGGAATGAACTTCCAGCCGCTTCATGAAATGTTCGAAGAACAATATACCGAGCTGGCCACAGCCATTGATGATATTGCCGAGCAGATCCGGACATTGGGACATTTTGCTCCGGGTTCGTTCAAGGAGTACTCCAAACTCACCAGTATCACCGAGGAGGAAGGGGTGCCGGATGAACGAACAATGGTTAAGCGCCTCCAGGAGGCCAACGAGACGGTCATCCGTACCGCGAGAAAGGCCCTCCCCGCATGTGAAGACGGCGAGGATGAGGCGTCACTTGACATTGTCACCGAGCGCCTGAGAAACCACTCAAAAGTTGCATGGATGCTCCGAAGCCATTTGCAATAG
- a CDS encoding RNA pseudouridine synthase, with product MKKQKGYVRLTPRVRAEILYEDKHLIAVNKPAGILTVPIPGMKSANLQERLDDYLEKEKKSAHTVHRIDRFTSGVVLFAKSRRACGRLIEQFRNHEPARIYLALVRGIPDPPEGELVHYMKRVKEGFRNVVVSEKDPDGTRASLHFRVIESFRDSSLLEVALETGLKNQIRVQLAEIGHPTVGDRHYSVDEQEEKLIDRQALHASRLEFIHPVTDTVVGLEAQVPKDFKRLLVYHRNRN from the coding sequence ATGAAAAAACAGAAAGGCTACGTGCGGCTGACCCCCCGTGTTCGGGCGGAGATATTATATGAGGACAAGCACCTGATTGCGGTCAACAAGCCGGCAGGAATTTTGACGGTTCCCATCCCCGGAATGAAATCCGCCAATCTTCAGGAGCGCCTGGACGACTACCTGGAAAAAGAGAAGAAAAGCGCCCACACGGTACACCGGATCGATCGTTTTACAAGTGGCGTAGTACTCTTCGCGAAAAGCAGGAGGGCTTGCGGCCGGCTGATTGAGCAGTTTCGCAATCATGAGCCGGCGCGGATTTATCTGGCACTGGTGCGAGGAATACCCGATCCGCCGGAAGGCGAGCTGGTTCACTATATGAAACGGGTGAAAGAGGGATTTCGGAATGTCGTGGTATCTGAAAAAGATCCGGACGGCACCCGTGCGTCTCTCCACTTTCGGGTTATTGAAAGCTTTCGGGACTCGAGTCTGCTGGAAGTGGCGCTGGAGACCGGCCTGAAAAACCAGATCCGGGTGCAACTGGCGGAAATCGGTCATCCCACGGTTGGCGATCGGCACTACTCCGTAGACGAACAGGAGGAGAAACTGATCGACCGGCAGGCACTGCATGCCTCGCGCCTGGAGTTTATCCATCCCGTAACCGACACCGTCGTGGGACTCGAAGCGCAGGTCCCGAAAGATTTCAAGCGGCTGCTTGTGTATCATCGAAACCGCAACTGA